A portion of the Bacillus thuringiensis genome contains these proteins:
- the pepF gene encoding oligoendopeptidase F, with translation MTELKDRLQVADIEKWDLTDIYHTIEDWESDFHKIEVLTKELHEFNGNIHDGNSLLAYLTKSEEISSIISLMFAYARLQSDLDTRDTDAQSLVDKVSQLHVKVSAAKSFFSPFLLSIDESTLHSYIEETEGLQYYKEDLFELYRYKKHVLNKDQEEILSQMGEALSSPQHTFGMLNNADILFGEVTTDDGEKVNLTRGMYAKLIEDTNREKRKEAYKAYYKPYVQLKNSIASTLSAAIKNNVTVSKLRNYPSALEKSLFGDMVPKEVYENLIDTTKKNIQTLHTYNEIRKEKLNVDELRQYDLGVDLVEGAKQDIPYSEAFDIMIASLAPLGEEYIETLKSFKDKRYIDVRETPGKRSGAYNFGVYGVHPFILLNHHDDLNSLFTLTHECGHGMHTHYSHGYQPRISAHYSIFVAEVASTVNEVLLIHYLLKEAKETNVRNHLVNHFIEKFKGTFFTQIMFAEFEKITHEMAEQGKPLNAQVFSEIYEKLFKEYNGDSLVFDEEVKYGWARIPHFYRPFYVYKYATGFASAIQIADKLLSGDPNAQKNYIEFLKGGSSDYPLNLLKKAGVDLTTPEPIESALKQFTQLVEEFSAL, from the coding sequence ATGACAGAACTTAAAGATCGATTACAAGTAGCTGATATAGAAAAATGGGATTTAACAGACATTTACCATACAATTGAAGATTGGGAAAGTGATTTTCATAAAATTGAAGTATTAACGAAGGAATTACACGAGTTTAATGGCAATATTCACGATGGCAATAGTTTATTAGCTTATTTAACGAAGAGTGAAGAAATTTCTAGCATAATATCTTTAATGTTCGCTTATGCACGATTACAATCTGACCTTGATACACGCGATACTGACGCGCAATCTCTTGTCGATAAAGTATCACAATTACACGTGAAAGTAAGTGCAGCTAAATCTTTCTTTTCCCCCTTCTTACTTAGCATTGACGAAAGCACATTACATTCTTACATAGAAGAAACAGAAGGCTTACAATATTATAAAGAAGACTTGTTTGAATTATACCGTTATAAAAAACATGTATTGAATAAGGACCAAGAAGAAATTTTATCACAGATGGGTGAAGCTCTTTCTTCTCCACAGCACACATTTGGTATGTTAAACAATGCAGATATATTATTTGGTGAAGTGACGACTGACGATGGAGAAAAAGTGAACTTAACACGCGGAATGTATGCAAAGTTAATAGAAGATACGAATCGTGAAAAGCGTAAAGAAGCTTATAAAGCATATTACAAACCATATGTTCAGTTAAAGAATTCCATCGCATCTACTTTATCCGCTGCTATTAAAAATAATGTTACCGTTTCGAAGCTAAGAAACTATCCATCAGCGCTAGAGAAATCATTATTTGGCGATATGGTTCCGAAAGAAGTATATGAAAACCTTATTGATACAACGAAAAAAAACATTCAAACATTACATACATACAATGAAATTCGAAAAGAAAAATTAAACGTAGATGAACTAAGACAATACGACTTAGGCGTCGATTTAGTAGAAGGTGCAAAACAAGACATCCCATATAGTGAAGCATTTGACATTATGATTGCATCACTAGCTCCTTTAGGAGAAGAATATATTGAGACATTAAAAAGTTTTAAAGATAAACGATATATAGACGTAAGAGAAACACCAGGAAAACGTTCTGGTGCTTATAACTTTGGTGTATATGGTGTTCACCCTTTCATTCTTTTAAATCATCACGATGATTTAAATAGCCTGTTCACTCTTACTCATGAATGCGGGCACGGTATGCATACGCACTATTCACATGGATACCAACCAAGAATTTCTGCACATTATTCTATCTTTGTGGCAGAAGTCGCTTCTACAGTAAATGAAGTGTTATTAATTCACTATTTATTAAAAGAAGCAAAAGAAACGAACGTGCGTAACCATTTAGTTAACCATTTTATTGAAAAATTCAAAGGTACTTTCTTTACACAAATTATGTTTGCAGAATTTGAAAAAATCACACATGAAATGGCGGAACAAGGTAAACCATTAAATGCACAAGTCTTCAGTGAAATTTATGAAAAACTATTTAAAGAATATAACGGTGATTCACTTGTATTTGATGAAGAAGTAAAATACGGATGGGCTAGAATCCCTCATTTCTACCGCCCGTTTTACGTATACAAATATGCAACTGGATTCGCATCTGCCATTCAAATCGCTGATAAACTATTAAGCGGTGATCCGAATGCTCAGAAAAATTATATTGAATTCCTGAAAGGTGGAAGTTCTGATTATCCACTAAACCTATTGAAAAAAGCTGGTGTTGATTTAACTACGCCAGAACCGATTGAAAGTGCATTGAAACAATTCACTCAACTTGTTGAGGAGTTTTCAGCATTATAA
- a CDS encoding agmatine/peptidylarginine deiminase, with protein MRNIENSLFYMPAEWEKHEGTWLQWPHDKAHRGEGYRAKLDDIWISMAKELHYGENVHIVVCDEEEKIHVQSKLMEANVNMDKIDFLIQETDDIWIRDNGPIFVTDKKGNRCLTHWIFNGWGNKYPYEKDANIPNKISEMYRIPKVESSVCLEGGGIEINGNGTLMAAKTSIINENRNPTLSQKEIEMELTKYLGVTNFIWITGIRGEDNYDEDTDYHIDGAARFVNENTILYEYDPFGEGEPYLLEAYEKHYQELRRAKNIDGKPFQLIPVPVTRKVVKEADCKGSYLNFYIGNEVVLVPVYGDEHDKLGLQIIEGQFPGRRIVGIYVNELYAYGGMIHCVTQQHIE; from the coding sequence ATGAGAAATATAGAAAATAGTTTGTTTTATATGCCTGCGGAATGGGAGAAACATGAAGGTACATGGCTCCAATGGCCACATGATAAAGCACATAGAGGTGAAGGTTATAGAGCTAAGTTAGATGATATTTGGATATCGATGGCAAAGGAGCTTCACTATGGAGAAAATGTCCATATTGTTGTATGTGATGAAGAAGAGAAAATACATGTCCAATCGAAGTTAATGGAAGCTAATGTAAATATGGATAAAATTGATTTCTTAATTCAAGAAACTGATGATATTTGGATAAGAGATAACGGACCAATCTTTGTAACGGATAAGAAAGGGAATCGCTGCCTAACGCACTGGATATTTAATGGTTGGGGAAATAAATATCCGTACGAAAAAGACGCTAATATTCCGAATAAAATAAGTGAAATGTATCGCATTCCAAAAGTTGAATCTAGTGTCTGTCTAGAGGGCGGGGGAATTGAGATAAACGGAAACGGGACCTTAATGGCGGCGAAAACGTCTATTATAAATGAAAATCGAAATCCCACACTAAGTCAGAAAGAAATTGAAATGGAGTTAACGAAATATTTAGGAGTAACGAATTTTATATGGATAACTGGTATACGCGGAGAAGATAATTATGATGAAGATACGGATTATCATATTGATGGCGCGGCACGGTTTGTAAATGAAAATACGATACTGTATGAATATGATCCTTTCGGTGAAGGAGAGCCATACCTTTTGGAGGCGTACGAAAAGCATTATCAAGAATTGCGACGAGCGAAAAATATAGATGGAAAGCCATTTCAGCTCATTCCAGTACCAGTAACAAGAAAAGTGGTAAAAGAAGCAGACTGTAAGGGTTCATATTTGAATTTTTATATTGGTAATGAAGTCGTATTAGTTCCTGTATATGGCGATGAACATGACAAGTTAGGGCTGCAAATTATTGAAGGTCAGTTTCCAGGAAGAAGAATTGTCGGTATTTATGTGAATGAATTGTATGCGTATGGTGGTATGATTCACTGTGTGACGCAGCAGCATATAGAATAG
- a CDS encoding amidohydrolase: protein MRRTIMIICLVLSMLWISACTSGVGEGESGSAVLPNQLPENVVFKNGTIYTSNEKQDIVEAVAVKAGKITFVGSNKDVEAFINEDTKVVDLQGRFILPGFVDNHNHIFEAKSPAAGNCSVSSDASLQKQRSYLKACKKGVKDGEWISGTGFSLEELLKDMDEKSEQQTPLQVLDELFPNNPVLIMERTSHSVWVNSKALELAGINKDTKDPQGGRIIRDSETGEPFGILYDTAGDIVMEKAWNSQPNLFEKNYEGLLDGLDEVAKNGITTVGDGRLYWKRGWLEVWNKVNDEKKLTTRVVLRPWVYPNLNETEQMEYFQKIKRDDLSSRMLINQVKMYSDGISINSTAKTLEKYKFEWFKGTPYGLNYIPEEKMKWWLTELNKIGYGALIHTIGDGGVRESLNAIEAAKKEGAKQPYTLTHVEMVEDSDIDRFAKLGISADFQVGHDFAEDSKQSWASTYFTNQQMKRIMPLGRIWKTGANVSLSSDWDVNELNPLVTISNALSIDEKGLSDVYAAIDAYTIKPAKALGLDNITGSIEVGKSADMILLNEDITKMSADKIPNAKVLVTVLQGEVVYHKAK, encoded by the coding sequence ATGAGAAGGACAATCATGATTATTTGTCTAGTTCTAAGTATGCTATGGATTTCGGCATGTACTTCTGGAGTAGGAGAAGGTGAGAGTGGTAGCGCTGTACTACCTAATCAGTTACCTGAAAATGTAGTGTTTAAAAATGGTACAATCTATACTTCAAATGAAAAGCAAGATATCGTAGAGGCTGTAGCCGTTAAAGCGGGGAAAATTACATTTGTTGGTTCAAACAAGGATGTAGAGGCATTTATAAATGAAGATACGAAAGTGGTGGATTTACAAGGACGTTTTATCCTCCCTGGTTTTGTGGACAATCATAATCATATATTTGAAGCGAAATCACCAGCAGCAGGAAATTGTAGTGTTTCATCAGATGCTTCTCTGCAAAAACAACGCTCGTATTTAAAGGCTTGTAAAAAAGGTGTGAAAGATGGCGAATGGATAAGTGGAACGGGATTCAGTTTGGAAGAGCTGTTAAAAGATATGGACGAAAAATCAGAACAACAAACCCCATTACAAGTTCTTGATGAGTTATTTCCTAATAATCCAGTATTAATTATGGAAAGAACGTCCCATTCTGTATGGGTTAATTCAAAGGCACTCGAGTTAGCTGGAATAAATAAAGATACGAAAGATCCACAAGGTGGAAGGATTATTCGGGATTCCGAGACAGGAGAACCGTTTGGTATTCTTTATGATACAGCAGGAGATATCGTGATGGAAAAAGCATGGAACTCTCAACCAAATCTCTTTGAAAAAAATTATGAAGGTTTGTTAGACGGTTTAGATGAGGTTGCGAAGAATGGTATTACTACAGTTGGTGATGGACGTCTTTATTGGAAGCGAGGTTGGTTAGAAGTTTGGAATAAAGTAAATGACGAAAAAAAGCTAACAACGCGAGTAGTACTTCGTCCATGGGTATATCCAAATTTAAATGAAACAGAACAAATGGAGTATTTCCAAAAAATTAAACGTGATGATCTGTCATCCCGCATGCTTATTAATCAAGTGAAAATGTATAGTGATGGAATTAGTATTAATAGTACTGCAAAAACACTAGAAAAATATAAATTTGAGTGGTTTAAAGGAACCCCGTATGGCTTGAACTATATTCCGGAAGAAAAAATGAAATGGTGGTTAACAGAGCTTAATAAAATTGGTTACGGTGCACTCATTCACACAATTGGTGATGGTGGGGTAAGAGAGAGTTTAAATGCGATTGAAGCAGCGAAAAAAGAAGGCGCAAAACAGCCGTATACACTTACGCATGTGGAAATGGTAGAAGATAGTGATATAGATCGTTTTGCTAAATTAGGTATTAGCGCTGATTTTCAAGTAGGTCATGATTTTGCGGAAGATTCAAAACAAAGCTGGGCAAGTACGTATTTTACAAATCAGCAAATGAAACGAATTATGCCGTTAGGGCGAATTTGGAAAACCGGTGCGAATGTATCACTTAGTAGTGATTGGGATGTAAATGAACTGAATCCGCTTGTGACGATTTCGAATGCATTAAGCATTGATGAAAAGGGTTTGTCTGATGTATACGCAGCTATTGATGCTTATACAATTAAGCCAGCGAAAGCATTAGGGCTTGATAATATAACTGGCTCGATAGAAGTTGGAAAGTCAGCTGATATGATACTACTAAATGAAGATATTACTAAAATGAGTGCCGATAAGATTCCAAATGCGAAAGTATTAGTGACGGTTTTACAAGGAGAAGTAGTGTATCACAAGGCGAAATAA
- a CDS encoding MerR family transcriptional regulator: MYTIAEFSRICKMSTRMLRHYDKEEILKPAYVNPVNGYRYYEQGQLEVALKIKKLREYKFPLPKIKIVLQSSDQDSFVQHIQSQIIELSHEVKQNLQVISEMNEMVKVNSSLNIARHRNYDILMGMRNEVTIITQRVKIDIDDMDDYFYDLYEEVQKNDFQIVGSPSAVFYDEEYIPSNSDIELRIPVMQGNDEDVVQEYEMKKLSPHQIVTTMHYGSYDYIGYAYIALEEWVEKNGYVIVNSPYEVYIKGPECDCLAEEYVTQICFLVTKIE; this comes from the coding sequence ATGTATACCATCGCTGAGTTTTCTCGGATTTGTAAAATGAGTACGCGGATGTTAAGACATTATGACAAAGAGGAGATATTAAAACCGGCATATGTGAATCCGGTTAATGGGTATAGGTATTATGAACAAGGGCAGCTGGAAGTAGCGTTGAAAATCAAAAAGCTAAGGGAGTATAAATTTCCTCTTCCAAAAATTAAAATTGTTTTGCAGTCATCAGATCAAGATTCGTTTGTTCAACATATACAATCACAAATTATCGAGTTGTCTCATGAAGTGAAGCAAAATTTACAGGTTATTTCAGAAATGAATGAAATGGTAAAGGTGAATAGTAGTCTAAATATTGCTCGTCATAGAAATTACGATATATTAATGGGAATGAGGAATGAAGTAACGATAATTACTCAAAGAGTAAAAATAGATATAGATGATATGGATGATTATTTTTATGACTTATATGAAGAGGTACAAAAAAATGATTTTCAAATAGTCGGTTCGCCATCTGCAGTCTTTTATGATGAAGAATATATTCCAAGTAACAGTGATATTGAATTAAGAATCCCGGTTATGCAGGGGAATGATGAAGACGTAGTACAAGAATATGAAATGAAAAAACTAAGTCCACATCAAATCGTTACTACTATGCATTATGGAAGTTACGACTATATAGGTTACGCTTATATAGCGTTAGAAGAATGGGTTGAAAAAAATGGGTATGTAATAGTTAATTCGCCATATGAGGTTTATATAAAGGGACCTGAATGTGATTGTTTAGCAGAAGAGTATGTGACACAAATTTGTTTTTTAGTTACGAAAATAGAATGA
- a CDS encoding agmatine deiminase family protein: MEQKHNGIIFTAIPDESNEYYQPFYEDLIYFNECLNEKKSIADQLISLSVEEQDFHTSCFEYDDIWLRDVAPVVTTHLVKFKYRPNYLPDDQGRYLDQQFNKWLKKNDFEYVKSPLILDGGNLIWNKKDTVILTERIFDDNDDWTEEEIIEQLEWDLDVSRVIIIPAEEGDVLAHADGMVKFIDEHTMFISDFLGDHEFRYSVQEIIQEQMPEAAFIVVPSSYTEKGQYDQEIASAKGLYINMLESCDALYVPKFGLAKDEEVLRYIQQYTEKQVIQIHVGEISTMGGAMNCLTWYCPSHLLPSKMRRLKNQNEDFSMKKIFDWF, from the coding sequence ATGGAACAAAAACATAATGGCATTATTTTTACTGCAATACCAGACGAATCGAATGAATATTATCAACCATTTTATGAAGACTTGATTTACTTTAATGAATGTTTAAATGAAAAGAAATCAATTGCAGATCAACTTATATCTTTATCTGTTGAAGAACAAGACTTTCATACGAGCTGTTTTGAGTATGATGATATTTGGCTAAGAGATGTTGCACCGGTTGTCACAACTCATCTAGTTAAATTTAAATATAGACCAAATTATTTGCCGGATGATCAGGGGCGATATTTAGATCAACAGTTTAATAAATGGTTGAAAAAGAACGATTTTGAATATGTGAAATCCCCATTAATATTAGATGGTGGTAATCTTATTTGGAATAAAAAAGATACCGTAATATTAACAGAACGTATATTTGATGATAACGATGATTGGACAGAAGAGGAAATTATTGAGCAGTTAGAATGGGATTTAGATGTGAGTCGAGTTATTATTATTCCTGCTGAAGAAGGGGATGTACTAGCACACGCAGACGGAATGGTTAAATTTATTGATGAACATACAATGTTTATTAGTGATTTTTTAGGGGATCATGAATTTAGATATAGTGTTCAAGAGATTATTCAAGAACAAATGCCAGAAGCTGCATTTATAGTTGTTCCTTCATCATATACAGAGAAAGGACAATATGATCAAGAGATAGCATCGGCAAAAGGGTTGTATATAAATATGTTAGAATCATGTGATGCTCTTTATGTTCCTAAGTTTGGACTAGCTAAAGATGAGGAAGTTTTACGATATATTCAACAGTATACGGAGAAGCAAGTTATTCAAATTCATGTAGGAGAAATATCAACAATGGGAGGCGCAATGAATTGTTTAACATGGTATTGTCCAAGTCATTTGTTACCTTCAAAAATGAGAAGATTAAAAAATCAGAATGAAGATTTTTCAATGAAGAAGATTTTTGATTGGTTTTAA
- a CDS encoding bestrophin family protein — protein sequence MVHYNNQNSLHQIFTLKGTIIRDIFPQIVLYTCISTIVAVINYYYTEININQTPWVIVGGALGLLLVFRTNTAYDRYWEGRKLFGTIGACTRNLAISFLCHWDSKGKSMEQEKIKFLHLLIAFPKLAKGHLREEKDLSEVKSLLAVCSEKEKAFLVESNHLPISIVFMLKTILSKGLKTGQIHPNAIISMETDLNTLLTSVGGCDRIKTTPIPFAYFAHIKILLIIFCATLPIGLVDSLGWFTVLATTFISFAFIGIEAIGVEIEDPFGQDPNDLPLEGICIGVEAHLVNLYNQNNLLEAMGLNRDKKII from the coding sequence ATGGTTCATTACAATAATCAAAATAGTTTACATCAAATATTTACATTAAAAGGGACAATTATAAGAGATATTTTCCCGCAAATCGTATTATATACGTGTATTTCAACGATAGTAGCTGTGATTAATTATTACTATACAGAAATAAATATAAATCAGACTCCCTGGGTAATCGTCGGAGGAGCTTTAGGATTACTATTAGTGTTTCGTACGAATACTGCCTATGATCGGTACTGGGAAGGTAGAAAGCTGTTTGGCACGATTGGTGCTTGTACTAGAAATTTAGCAATTAGTTTTTTGTGTCATTGGGATTCTAAAGGGAAGAGTATGGAGCAGGAAAAAATAAAATTTTTACATCTATTAATTGCATTTCCAAAGTTAGCGAAAGGACACTTGAGAGAGGAAAAAGATTTATCTGAAGTGAAATCATTGCTTGCTGTCTGTTCTGAGAAGGAAAAAGCATTTTTGGTTGAGTCCAATCATTTACCGATTAGTATAGTTTTTATGTTAAAAACTATACTATCAAAAGGTTTGAAAACGGGGCAAATTCATCCAAATGCGATAATTAGTATGGAAACGGATTTGAATACGTTACTTACATCTGTGGGGGGATGTGATCGTATCAAAACAACACCTATTCCTTTTGCATATTTTGCTCATATAAAAATTTTATTGATTATATTTTGTGCGACTTTACCGATTGGTCTTGTTGATAGTCTCGGATGGTTTACAGTACTTGCGACTACGTTTATAAGTTTTGCATTCATAGGTATTGAAGCAATAGGGGTTGAAATTGAAGATCCCTTTGGTCAGGATCCAAATGATCTTCCGCTAGAAGGAATTTGTATAGGAGTAGAAGCGCATTTAGTGAATCTATATAATCAAAACAATCTATTAGAAGCAATGGGTTTGAATCGTGATAAAAAAATCATTTAA
- the psiE gene encoding phosphate-starvation-inducible protein PsiE produces MLKNFKIVFSYFPIVLQYILNVALICLGVVLSVFLMKEVIQFIQELKLDGNESSYHLIDSIVVFFLYFEFIVMIIKYFQMNFHFPLRYFIYIGITAIVRLIIIDHDSPLDLLLYACAIFVLISALFIANSKMMRRDLE; encoded by the coding sequence GTGTTAAAGAATTTTAAAATAGTGTTTTCGTATTTCCCTATCGTTTTACAGTACATTTTAAATGTAGCTTTAATTTGCTTAGGGGTTGTTCTAAGTGTATTTCTTATGAAAGAAGTCATTCAGTTTATACAAGAACTGAAATTGGATGGTAATGAATCTAGTTATCATTTAATTGATAGTATCGTCGTATTCTTTCTGTACTTCGAATTCATCGTAATGATTATAAAGTATTTTCAAATGAATTTTCATTTTCCATTACGATATTTTATATATATAGGTATAACAGCTATTGTTCGTCTTATTATTATAGATCACGATAGTCCGTTAGATTTATTGTTATATGCCTGTGCAATCTTTGTATTAATTAGTGCGTTGTTCATTGCGAATTCTAAAATGATGCGTCGGGATTTAGAATAG
- a CDS encoding agmatine/peptidylarginine deiminase, with the protein MKKAIKFCLIATLSTTIISGCSFEGNNENVKGKEGEKVEVQKNAGKYTMPDEKDKHEGTWLQWPHEYTYGEEYKQEVEPIWVKMASALTEGEKVHIIAYDQEEKERINKLLTDEGLNMEKIDFFIAPTDDVWARDSGPIFVYDSNKNLKILDPAFNGWGKKTPYKNDAQIRKNVSKQSGIERIDWGKFVLEGGAIELDSNGTALLTRSAVTNKNRNPDLSEKEIEKYISDLGVSNFIWLDGVPNLDITDFHIDGFAKFHNKSTIVTMKEDDLAEWGLSNKDMDTLLDAKNASGQKYKYEYLPLSKEKVALENGKTLDYKGSYINYYIGNTVVLVPNYNDPNDKIANDTIQKLYPDRKVVGIDVRELYKNGGMIHCVTQQQPIALK; encoded by the coding sequence ATGAAAAAGGCAATAAAGTTTTGTTTAATAGCTACATTATCTACAACGATTATTAGTGGATGCTCTTTTGAGGGTAACAATGAAAATGTTAAAGGGAAAGAAGGAGAAAAAGTAGAGGTACAGAAAAATGCTGGGAAATATACGATGCCAGATGAAAAAGATAAACATGAAGGTACATGGCTGCAATGGCCACATGAGTACACATATGGCGAAGAGTATAAGCAGGAAGTTGAACCTATTTGGGTTAAGATGGCAAGTGCTTTAACTGAGGGTGAGAAAGTCCACATTATTGCATATGACCAGGAAGAAAAAGAAAGAATCAATAAGCTTTTAACAGATGAAGGGTTAAATATGGAGAAGATTGATTTCTTTATCGCGCCTACTGATGATGTATGGGCAAGGGACAGTGGACCAATTTTTGTTTATGACAGCAACAAAAATCTCAAAATATTAGATCCAGCATTTAATGGTTGGGGGAAGAAGACACCTTATAAAAATGATGCTCAAATACGTAAGAATGTTAGTAAGCAATCAGGAATTGAAAGAATTGATTGGGGGAAATTTGTCCTTGAAGGCGGCGCAATTGAATTAGACAGCAATGGGACTGCGTTATTAACTCGAAGTGCGGTAACGAATAAAAATAGAAATCCTGATTTATCAGAAAAGGAAATTGAAAAATATATAAGTGATCTTGGGGTATCAAACTTTATTTGGTTAGATGGAGTACCTAATTTAGATATTACGGACTTTCATATTGATGGATTTGCTAAATTCCATAATAAATCTACCATTGTAACGATGAAAGAAGATGACCTAGCTGAATGGGGTTTATCCAATAAAGATATGGATACATTGTTAGATGCCAAAAATGCTTCAGGACAGAAATATAAGTATGAATACTTGCCGCTTAGTAAAGAAAAGGTTGCTTTAGAGAATGGAAAAACTCTCGATTATAAGGGATCGTATATCAATTATTATATTGGGAATACAGTTGTATTAGTGCCTAATTATAATGATCCGAATGATAAAATCGCAAACGATACGATTCAGAAGTTATACCCAGATCGTAAAGTAGTCGGTATTGATGTGAGAGAGTTGTATAAAAACGGCGGTATGATTCATTGTGTGACACAACAACAACCAATTGCATTGAAGTAA